The following are from one region of the Nymphaea colorata isolate Beijing-Zhang1983 chromosome 7, ASM883128v2, whole genome shotgun sequence genome:
- the LOC116257065 gene encoding uncharacterized protein LOC116257065 produces the protein MPQGDYIELHRKRHGYRHDHFEKKRKKEAREVHKRSAFAQKALGIKGKMFAKKRYAEKALMKKTIAMHEESSVRRKTDDNVQDGAIPAYLLDRETTARAKVLSNTIKQKRKEKAGKWEVPLPKVRPVAEDEMFRVVRSGKRKTKQWKRMVTKATFVGPGFTRKPPKYERFIRPSALRFTKAHVTHPELKCTFNLEIIGVKKNPNGPMYTSLGVITRGTIIEVNVSELGLVTPAGKVVWGKYAQVTNNPENDGCINAVLLV, from the exons atg CCGCAGGGAGATTACATCGAGCTTCACAGGAAGCGGCATGGATACCGCCATGACCACTTTGAAAAGAAACGCAAGAAGGAGGCGCGTGAGGTTCACAAGCGCTCTGCCTTCGCCCAGAAG GCTCTTGGTATTAAGGGGAAAATGTTTGCCAAAAAGCGATATGCAGAGAAGGCTTTGATGAAGAAAAC GATTGCCATGCATGAAGAATCATCTGTGAGGCGTAAAACAGATGATAATGTTCAAGATGGAGCTATTCCTGCATATTTGCTGGATCGTGAAACAACAGCACGGGCAAAG GTACTCAGCAACACTATCAAGCAAAAGCGGAAGGAGAAGGCCGGCAAATGGGAAGTCCCTTTGCCCAAG GTGCGGCCTGTTGCTGAAGATGAGATGTTTCGAGTAGTCCGCTCCGGCAAAAGGAAAA cAAAGCAGTGGAAAAGGATGGTCACCAAGGCCACATTTGTAGGACCTGGTTTCACAAGGAAACCTCCAAAATACGAGCGGTTCATTCGTCCATCGGCGTTACGATTCACTAAAGCACATGTTACACATCCAGAACTTAAATGTACCTTCAATCTTGAAATAATTGGAGTTAAGAAAAACCCCAATGGTCCAATGTACACATCCCTAGGTGTTATCACCAGAGGTACCATTATTGAG GTAAACGTTAGCGAGCTTGGTTTGGTGACCCCTGCTGGAAAGGTTGTGTGGG GTAAATATGCACAAGTTACTAACAATCCAGAGAACGACGGCTGCATAAATGCAGTTTTGCTTGTTTGA